A window of the Myxococcales bacterium genome harbors these coding sequences:
- a CDS encoding protein kinase yields the protein MSNNREIVDRFFNEARSATSIRHPGIVEIFDFGYLPSGMAFIVMELLDGEPLSKVLVARGRLTEHEALVYTRGIASALSAAHALGIVHRDLQARQHLPGARPRHGRRPAPEDPRLRHRQGGRGPAGRRLVEDPDRRGAGHADDTARSSAAAPATSTTGRICTRSAASSTRCWSVARRSRPRASARCWACTCTWRRCRRRRPASSSAPRPRT from the coding sequence CTGTCGAACAACCGCGAGATCGTCGACCGGTTCTTCAACGAGGCGCGCTCGGCGACGTCGATTCGACACCCGGGCATCGTCGAGATCTTCGACTTCGGGTACCTGCCGTCGGGCATGGCGTTCATCGTCATGGAGCTGCTCGACGGCGAGCCGCTGTCGAAGGTGCTCGTGGCGCGTGGGCGCCTGACCGAGCACGAGGCGCTGGTCTACACCCGCGGCATCGCCAGCGCGCTGTCGGCGGCGCACGCGCTGGGCATCGTCCACCGCGATCTCCAAGCCCGACAACATCTTCCTGGTGCGCGACCCCGACATGGTCGGCGGCCTGCGCCCGAAGATCCTCGACTTCGGCATCGCCAAGGTGGCCGAGGCCCAGCGGGTCGGCGGCTCGTCGAAGACCCGGACCGGCGCGGTGCTGGGCACGCCGACGACACGGCCCGGAGCAGTGCCGCGGCACCGGCGACATCGACCACCGGTCGGATCTGTACTCGGTCGGCTGCATCCTCTACGAGATGCTGGTCGGTCGCCCGCCGTTCTCGTCCGAGGGCATCGGCGAGGTGCTGGGCATGCACCTGTACATGGCGCCGGTGCCGCCGTCGGAGACCGGCGTCGTCGTCAGCGCCGCGGCCGAGAACCTGA
- a CDS encoding InlB B-repeat-containing protein: MQPTLRRLARIAVVTLLGLSLFAGCAVDATFTPIVDAAQDDGGGPDADDIDAPPGTAVLTIVRDGTSTGSVTSNPGGISCGADCSEAFALDTMVTLTATADTGAEFMGWAGGGCTGTDPTCTVTVTAATTVTATFDIAEYPVTIDLGGSGTGTVAGASAGINCPGTCTAMVPHGTQLSLTASTGANSLFVGWTVAGGGSACSGTGSCTTTITGPATVTATFALNQSLEVTKAGSGSGTVTSNPTGINCGADCSETYAPATSVTLTATPAADSTFAGWSGGGCSGTGTCVVVVNGATLVTATFTLRQYTLTVNKAGLGAGTVTSAPTGINCGATCASQYDAGTLVTLTASPTAGSLFAGWSGGGCTGTSTCAVTMAAATTVTATFTPILHTLTVTRTGAGSGTVSSVPAGINCGADCVEDYAQGTMVMLTAAPSAGSTFMGWSGAGCSGTGGCVVTMTAATTVTATFTAMTVTLTVAKSGTGTGTVTSAPAGVTCGADCSEAYTVGTGVTLTATADVGTTFAGWSGGGCAGTGTCMVTMSMAQTVTATFTLNTYPVTVTKAGTGAGTVTSSPAGINCGADCGQDFGHNTMVTLTAAPAAGSTFTGWSGGGCSGTGTCALTVTAATAVTATFTIDTVTLTVTRTGTGAGTVTSSPAGINCGADCTETVNYGTVLTLTATPSAGSIFGGWSGGGCSGTGSCVVTVTAATTVTATFTLAPYALSVAKAGTGAGTVTSAPAGINCGSDCTEPYTNGTVVTLTAAATAGSTFTGWSGGGCSGTGTCAVTITAAITVTATFTLNTYTLAVTKAGTGAGTVTSSPAGIACGADCTEVIGHGTMVTLTATPVAGSTFTSWSGGGCTGTGTCTVTVTAATTVTATFTLNTYTLAVTKAGTGAGTVTSSPAGISCGATCSTTFGHGTSVVLTAAPSAGSTFTGWSGACTGTGTCSVAMTAAASVTATFTLNTYTLTVAKSGTGAGTVTSAPAGINCGVDCTEVVGHGTALTLSASPSAGSTFAGWSGGGCTGTGSCVVTVTAATTVTATFTLNAYTLTVSKSGTGAGTVTSSPAGINCGTTCTQSISHGSTVTLTATPSAGSTFSGWSGGGCSGTGTCAVTMTSATTVTASFTLNTYTLSVTIGASSGSGSVTSAPAGINCGTSCSATYGHGTSVTLTASPDAGSTFSGWSGACSGTGTCVVPMTGTTAVTATFAIATYTLTVSKTGSGTGTVTSAPTGISCGAACSASYNYNTSVTLTASPAVGSTFTGWSGACTGTGTCAVTMTAARSVTATFTLNTYTLSVALGGTGSGSVSSAPAGISCGTTCSASYGYGTSVVLTATPSAGSTFSGWSGAGCSGTGTCTVAMTAAQSVTANFTINTYTLTVTTNGTGTGTVTSAPAGINCGAACSATYNYNTSVVLTATPSGASTFTGWTGACTGTGTCTVSMTAARSVTATFAITTYTLTVTKIGGGSGTVFASPPGINCGASCSAAYASGTNVILSVVPDASSVFVGWSGACTGSGPCTVSMTAARSVTARFNLITYTLTVGNYANGTGYVSSNPAGVSCSPTVAFNCTATFTAGTAVQLFATADPNNTFGGFFLQSGNCTTGPPGSPTADCTMDSDVVIEAQFCPQFMQCAIARVAPRTATNVGPALVPRWLRGALQMATRAQTPRD; the protein is encoded by the coding sequence ATGCAGCCCACTCTCCGTCGCCTCGCGCGCATCGCCGTCGTCACGCTGCTCGGCCTGTCGCTGTTCGCCGGCTGCGCCGTCGACGCGACCTTCACCCCGATCGTCGACGCCGCCCAGGACGACGGCGGCGGCCCCGACGCCGACGACATCGACGCGCCGCCCGGCACCGCCGTCCTGACGATCGTCCGCGACGGCACCTCGACCGGCTCGGTGACGTCGAACCCCGGCGGCATCAGCTGTGGCGCCGACTGCTCCGAGGCGTTCGCCCTCGACACGATGGTGACCCTGACCGCCACGGCCGACACCGGCGCCGAGTTCATGGGCTGGGCCGGCGGCGGCTGCACCGGCACCGACCCCACCTGCACGGTCACGGTCACCGCGGCGACCACGGTCACCGCCACCTTCGACATCGCCGAGTACCCGGTGACCATCGACCTCGGCGGCTCCGGCACCGGCACGGTCGCCGGCGCCAGCGCCGGCATCAACTGCCCGGGCACGTGCACCGCGATGGTCCCGCACGGCACCCAGCTGTCGCTGACCGCGTCGACGGGCGCCAACTCGCTGTTCGTCGGGTGGACGGTCGCGGGCGGCGGGTCCGCGTGCAGCGGCACCGGCTCGTGCACGACCACGATCACCGGGCCCGCCACGGTCACCGCGACGTTCGCGCTCAACCAGTCGCTCGAGGTCACCAAGGCCGGCTCCGGCTCCGGCACGGTCACGTCGAACCCGACCGGCATCAACTGCGGCGCTGACTGCTCCGAGACCTACGCGCCCGCCACCTCGGTGACCCTGACCGCGACCCCGGCCGCGGACTCGACCTTCGCCGGCTGGAGCGGCGGCGGCTGCTCGGGCACCGGCACCTGCGTCGTCGTCGTCAACGGCGCGACGCTGGTGACCGCGACCTTCACGCTGCGCCAGTACACGCTCACGGTCAACAAGGCCGGCCTCGGCGCCGGCACCGTCACGTCAGCGCCGACCGGGATCAACTGCGGCGCCACCTGCGCGTCGCAGTACGACGCCGGGACGCTGGTGACCTTGACCGCGTCGCCGACCGCCGGCTCGCTGTTCGCCGGCTGGAGCGGCGGCGGCTGCACCGGCACCAGCACCTGCGCCGTGACGATGGCCGCGGCGACCACGGTCACCGCCACCTTCACGCCGATCTTGCACACGCTGACCGTGACGCGCACGGGCGCCGGCTCCGGCACCGTCTCCTCGGTCCCCGCGGGCATCAACTGCGGCGCCGACTGCGTCGAGGACTACGCCCAGGGCACGATGGTCATGCTCACCGCGGCGCCGAGCGCCGGCTCGACGTTCATGGGCTGGAGCGGCGCGGGCTGCAGCGGCACCGGCGGCTGCGTCGTGACGATGACCGCCGCCACGACGGTCACCGCGACGTTCACCGCGATGACCGTGACGCTCACGGTCGCCAAGTCCGGCACCGGCACCGGCACGGTCACGTCGGCCCCGGCCGGCGTCACCTGCGGCGCCGACTGCAGCGAGGCCTACACCGTCGGCACCGGCGTGACGCTCACGGCCACCGCCGACGTCGGTACCACCTTCGCCGGCTGGAGCGGCGGCGGCTGCGCCGGCACCGGCACCTGCATGGTCACGATGAGCATGGCGCAGACGGTCACCGCGACCTTCACGCTGAACACCTACCCGGTCACGGTCACCAAGGCCGGCACCGGCGCGGGCACCGTGACGTCATCGCCGGCCGGCATCAACTGCGGCGCCGACTGCGGCCAGGACTTCGGCCACAACACGATGGTCACGCTCACGGCGGCCCCCGCCGCGGGCTCGACCTTCACCGGCTGGAGCGGCGGCGGCTGCAGCGGCACCGGCACCTGCGCGCTCACGGTCACCGCCGCGACCGCGGTCACCGCGACCTTCACGATCGACACCGTCACGCTGACGGTGACCAGGACCGGCACCGGCGCCGGCACGGTCACCTCGTCGCCGGCGGGCATCAACTGCGGCGCCGACTGCACCGAGACCGTCAACTACGGCACCGTGCTGACCCTCACCGCCACGCCGAGCGCCGGCTCGATCTTCGGCGGCTGGAGCGGCGGCGGCTGCTCGGGCACTGGCAGCTGCGTCGTCACGGTCACCGCCGCGACGACGGTCACCGCGACGTTCACCCTCGCGCCCTACGCGCTGTCGGTCGCCAAGGCCGGCACCGGCGCTGGCACGGTCACCTCGGCCCCGGCCGGCATCAACTGCGGCAGCGACTGCACCGAGCCCTACACCAACGGCACGGTCGTCACGCTCACCGCGGCGGCGACCGCCGGCTCGACCTTCACCGGCTGGAGCGGCGGCGGCTGCTCCGGCACCGGCACCTGCGCGGTCACGATCACCGCGGCGATCACCGTCACCGCGACGTTCACGCTCAACACGTACACGCTGGCGGTCACCAAGGCCGGCACCGGCGCCGGCACCGTCACGTCGTCGCCGGCCGGCATCGCCTGCGGCGCCGACTGCACCGAGGTCATCGGCCACGGCACGATGGTCACGCTCACCGCGACGCCGGTCGCCGGCTCGACCTTCACCAGCTGGAGCGGCGGCGGCTGCACCGGCACCGGCACCTGCACCGTCACGGTCACCGCCGCGACCACGGTCACCGCGACCTTCACGCTCAACACGTACACGCTCGCGGTCACCAAGGCCGGCACCGGCGCTGGCACCGTCACGTCGTCGCCCGCCGGCATCAGCTGCGGCGCCACCTGCTCGACCACGTTCGGCCACGGCACCTCGGTCGTGCTGACCGCGGCGCCGAGCGCCGGCTCGACCTTCACCGGCTGGAGCGGCGCCTGCACCGGCACCGGCACCTGCAGCGTCGCGATGACCGCCGCCGCCAGCGTCACGGCGACCTTCACGCTCAACACCTACACGCTGACGGTCGCGAAGAGCGGCACCGGCGCAGGCACGGTCACGTCGGCGCCGGCCGGCATCAACTGCGGCGTCGACTGCACCGAGGTCGTCGGCCACGGCACCGCGCTGACGCTGTCGGCCTCACCCTCGGCCGGCTCGACCTTCGCCGGCTGGAGCGGCGGTGGCTGCACCGGCACCGGCTCGTGCGTCGTCACGGTCACCGCCGCCACCACCGTCACCGCGACGTTCACGCTCAACGCCTACACGCTCACCGTCAGCAAGAGCGGGACCGGCGCCGGCACCGTCACCTCGTCGCCGGCCGGCATCAACTGCGGCACCACCTGCACCCAGTCGATCAGCCACGGCTCGACCGTCACGCTCACCGCGACGCCGTCGGCCGGCTCGACGTTCTCGGGCTGGAGCGGCGGCGGCTGCTCGGGCACCGGCACCTGCGCCGTCACGATGACCTCCGCCACGACCGTCACCGCGTCGTTCACGCTCAACACGTACACGCTCTCGGTCACGATCGGCGCCTCGTCCGGCTCGGGCTCGGTCACCTCGGCGCCCGCTGGCATCAACTGCGGCACGTCGTGCTCCGCCACCTACGGCCACGGCACCAGCGTCACGCTCACCGCCTCCCCCGACGCCGGCTCGACGTTCTCGGGCTGGAGCGGCGCCTGCTCGGGGACCGGCACCTGCGTCGTCCCGATGACCGGCACCACCGCGGTCACCGCCACCTTCGCGATCGCGACCTACACGCTGACGGTCAGCAAGACCGGCAGCGGCACCGGCACCGTCACCTCGGCGCCGACCGGCATCAGCTGCGGCGCCGCCTGCTCGGCCAGCTACAACTACAACACCTCGGTCACGCTCACCGCCTCCCCCGCCGTCGGCTCGACCTTCACCGGCTGGAGCGGCGCCTGCACCGGCACCGGCACCTGCGCCGTCACGATGACCGCCGCCCGCAGCGTCACCGCCACCTTCACGCTCAACACCTACACGCTCTCGGTCGCCCTCGGCGGCACCGGCTCGGGCAGCGTGTCCTCGGCCCCCGCTGGCATCTCCTGCGGCACCACCTGCTCCGCCAGCTACGGCTACGGCACCTCGGTCGTGCTCACCGCCACGCCCTCGGCCGGCTCGACCTTCAGCGGCTGGAGCGGCGCCGGCTGCTCCGGCACCGGCACCTGCACCGTGGCCATGACCGCCGCCCAGTCCGTCACCGCCAACTTCACGATCAACACCTACACGCTGACCGTCACGACCAACGGCACCGGCACCGGCACGGTCACCTCAGCGCCCGCCGGCATCAACTGCGGCGCCGCCTGCTCGGCCACGTACAACTACAACACCTCGGTCGTGCTCACCGCCACGCCGTCGGGCGCCTCGACGTTCACCGGCTGGACCGGCGCCTGCACGGGCACCGGCACCTGCACGGTGTCCATGACCGCGGCGCGGAGCGTGACCGCGACGTTCGCGATCACCACGTACACGCTCACCGTCACCAAGATCGGCGGCGGCTCGGGCACGGTGTTCGCGTCGCCGCCCGGCATCAACTGCGGCGCCTCGTGCTCGGCCGCCTACGCCTCGGGCACGAACGTGATCTTGAGCGTGGTGCCCGACGCCTCCTCGGTGTTCGTCGGCTGGAGCGGCGCGTGCACTGGATCCGGACCGTGCACCGTGTCGATGACCGCCGCGCGGAGCGTCACCGCGCGCTTCAACCTGATCACGTACACCTTGACGGTCGGCAACTACGCCAACGGGACCGGGTACGTCTCGTCCAACCCCGCCGGGGTCAGCTGCAGCCCGACCGTGGCCTTCAACTGCACCGCGACCTTCACCGCCGGGACCGCGGTCCAGCTCTTCGCCACGGCCGATCCCAACAACACGTTCGGCGGCTTCTTCCTGCAGAGCGGCAACTGCACGACCGGCCCGCCCGGCTCGCCGACGGCTGATTGCACGATGGACAGCGACGTCGTCATCGAGGCGCAGTTCTGTCCCCAGTTCATGCAGTGCGCGATCGCGCGCGTCGCGCCGCGCACAGCGACGAACGTTGGCCCCGCGCTCGTGCCGCGCTGGCTCCGCGGCGCGCTACAGATGGCGACCCGCGCGCAGACGCCGCGCGACTGA
- a CDS encoding cytochrome-c peroxidase gives MPPLAASTDPQNAAKVTLGNALFFDKRLSVDGSRACYSCHMNENGTGGALPLALGAGDKPLTRHSPTLWNVGYYDGAFYWDGRAETLEAQAKGAWAGGNMGVGEDKLEAKAAELAKIPGYAAMWKDAFGPGPATAAQVTEALSAYERTILAPRRRTTSSPAATRPRSPRASSAGSTCS, from the coding sequence ATGCCGCCGCTGGCCGCCTCGACCGATCCGCAGAACGCCGCCAAGGTCACGCTCGGCAACGCGCTGTTCTTCGACAAGCGCCTGTCGGTCGACGGGTCGCGCGCCTGCTACTCGTGTCACATGAACGAGAACGGCACCGGCGGCGCGCTGCCGCTGGCGCTCGGCGCCGGCGACAAGCCGCTGACCCGGCACTCGCCGACCCTGTGGAACGTCGGCTACTACGACGGCGCGTTCTACTGGGACGGTCGGGCCGAGACCCTCGAGGCCCAGGCCAAGGGCGCGTGGGCCGGCGGCAACATGGGCGTCGGCGAGGACAAGCTCGAGGCCAAGGCCGCCGAGCTGGCCAAGATCCCCGGCTACGCCGCGATGTGGAAGGACGCGTTCGGCCCCGGGCCGGCCACGGCCGCGCAGGTGACCGAGGCGCTGTCGGCGTACGAGCGCACGATCCTGGCACCGCGACGCCGTACGACAAGTTCGCCGGCGGCGACAAGGCCGCGCTCACCGAGGGCCAGCAGCGCGGGCTCGACGTGTTCATGA